The proteins below come from a single Xyrauchen texanus isolate HMW12.3.18 chromosome 1, RBS_HiC_50CHRs, whole genome shotgun sequence genomic window:
- the spata6l gene encoding spermatogenesis associated 6-like protein has product MKDPGTFMLEVTARPKMSQKSVKVVVELHLRAITCPGVHLPAKDDVYLSVSLMNQYRKSGCLPAVFPLLFRERIRFEKIQKFATDPCAIAEFLQSETVKFELIQLIPPAGEILASYEEDARSFLFPEPKLVPSFSGIQREVLMTRASTFSGISPRLEFSSKTTISEISTSVPVSAMTRKSAKKSLQQCRTSSQRHLSSAPWRQRRLWDRDQVHMKESWSDGQSSSHYSPVSGRSSRLRNVSPHYSTPSSETGNSRGSYSRPLVPDMDSTDTDDLLDFAEEVGHHHSLMEYERSPSSSHSSIERQRHNVSLLGSSNVWEEVQERIQSLLTSPKAVHRLACGATDSEIDEVLVRRSILEHSCPF; this is encoded by the exons ATGAAGGATCCTGGAACATTTATGTTGGAGGTAACAGCAAGGCCCAAGATGAGTCAGAAATCAGTAAAGGTGGTCGTTGAACTGCACCTGAGGGCG ataACTTGTCCAGGGGTGCATTTACCAGCCAAAGATGACGTCTACCTCAGCGTGTCTCTAATGAACCAGTACAGGAAATCAGGATGTCTTCCTGCAGTTTTTCCATTGCTGTTTCGGGAGAGAATTAGGTTTGAAAAG ATTCAGAAGTTTGCCACCGACCCATGTGCAATTGCTGAATTCTTACAGT CTGAAACTGTAAAATTTGAACTCATTCAGTTGATTCCTCCAG CTGGTGAAATACTGGCCAGTTATGAGGAAGATGCTCGAAGCTTTCTTTTCCCAGAGCCTAAGCTGGTCCCATCTTTCTCTGGCATACAGAGAGAAGTACTAATGACACGGGCTTCCACTTTTTCA GGTATTTCTCCAAGGTTAGAGTTCTCTTCAAAGACAACAATCAGTGAAATCTCCACCTCTGTTCCTGTG AGTGCTATGACAAGGAAGAGTGCAAAGAAGTCTCTGCAGCAGTGTAGAACCTCATCCCAAAGACATCTCTCTTCTGCTCCTTGGAGGCAAAGACGACTCTGGGACAGAGATCAG GTTCATATGAAGGAGTCCTGGTCAGATGGACAGTCTTCTTCCCACTATTCACCTGTTTCTGGCAGAAGCTCCAGATTAAGGAATGTGTCACCTCATTATTCAACACCATCAAGTGAAACAG GAAACTCAAGAGGAAGCTATTCCAGACCTTTG GTCCCTGACATGGACTCTACAGACACAGATGATCTCCTTGACTTTGCTGAGGAAGTGGGCCATCATCATTCCCTAATGGAATATGAGAGATCTCCCAGCTCAAGTCACTCCAGCATAGAAAGACAGAGACACAATGT ctCTCTCTTGGGCTCTTCTAATGTGTGGGAGGAAGTACAAGAACGCATTCAAAGCCTTTTAACATCTCCCAAAGCAGTTCATAGACTAGCCTGT GGTGCCACTGACTCAGAGATAGATGAAGTTCTAGTACGGAGATCTATTTTGGAACACTCCTGCCCATTCTAA
- the LOC127653330 gene encoding gamma-aminobutyric acid receptor-associated protein: protein MKFQYKEEHPFEKRRSEGEKIRKKYPDRVPVIVEKAPKARIGDLDKKKYLVPSDLTVGQFYFLIRKRIHLRAEDALFFFVNNVIPPTSATMGQLYQEHHEEDFFLYIAYSDESVYGE from the exons ATGAAGTTTCAATACAAAGAAGAGCATCCTTTTGAGAAGAGGCGATCAGAGGGAGAGAAGATCAGGAAGAAATACCCAGACAGGGTGCCT GTAATTGTGGAAAAAGCTCCTAAAGCCAGAATAGGCGACCTAGACAAGAAGAAATATCTTGTCCCATCTGATCTGACAG TGGGCCAGTTTTACTTTCTCATCCGAAAACGAATTCACCTGAGAGCTGAGGATGCACTCTTCTTCTTCGTAAACAATGTCATTCCCCCTACCTCTGCCACCATGGGCCAGCTATACCAG GAGCATCATGAAGAAGATTTCTTCCTTTACATTGCCTACAGTGACGAGAGtgtgtatggagaatag
- the LOC127653145 gene encoding CTD nuclear envelope phosphatase 1A-like isoform X1 has product MVDMIKTRQCLLGVRTFLGVTSRIWSFFLYILRKHIRTIIQYQTVRYDILPLSPISRNRLNTVKRKILVLDLDETLIHSHHDGVLRQTVRPGTPPDFILKVVIDKHPVRFFVHKRPHVDFFLEVVSQWYELVVFTASMEIYGSAVSDKLDNNKGILKRRYYRQHCTLDSGSYIKDLSVVHEDISSVVILDNSPGAYRSHPDNAIPIKSWFSDPSDTALLNLLPMLDALRFTADVRSVLSRNLHQHRLW; this is encoded by the exons ATGGTTGACATGATAAAGACCCGCCAATGTCTGCTCGGTGTACGGACTTTTCTCGGCGTGACGTCCAGAATATGGAGCTTCTTCTTATACATCCTTAGGAAGCACATCAGAACG ATAATCCAGTATCAAACTGTGCGATATGACATTTTACCATTGTCACCCATTTCCAGAAACAGACTCA acactGTGAAGAGAAAGATCCTAGTTTTAGATCTTGACGAGACGTTGATACACTCGCATCACGATGGAGTCCTCAGACAAACAGTGCGACCTGGAACGCCACCAGATTTCATCCTAAAA gtGGTAATAGACAAACACCCAGTCAGATTCTTTGTACATAAAAGGCCGCATGTTGACTTCTTCTTGGAGGTGGTCAGTCAGTGGTATGAGTTAGTAGTGTTCACTGCTAGTATGGAGATTTATGGCTCTGCAGTATCCGATAAGCTGGACAACAACAAGGGAATCCTGAAAAGAAGATACTACAGACAG CATTGTACACTGGACTCAGGTAGTTATATTAAAGACCTATCTGTTGTACACGAAGACATATCAAGTGTAGTCATTCTTGACAACTCGCCAGGGGCATATCGAAGTCATCCAG ATAATGCAATACCTATAAAGTCATGGTTTAGTGACCCCAGTGACACAGCGCTTCTTAACTTGCTGCCCATGCTGGATGcactaag ATTCACCGCAGATGTACGATCCGTCCTAAGCCGAAATCTCCACCAGCATCGACTCTGGTGA
- the LOC127653145 gene encoding CTD nuclear envelope phosphatase 1A-like isoform X2, with product MVDMIKTRQCLLGVRTFLGVTSRIWSFFLYILRKHIRTIIQYQTVRYDILPLSPISRNRLNTVKRKILVLDLDETLIHSHHDGVLRQTVRPGTPPDFILKVVIDKHPVRFFVHKRPHVDFFLEVVSQWYELVVFTASMEIYGSAVSDKLDNNKGILKRRYYRQHCTLDSDNAIPIKSWFSDPSDTALLNLLPMLDALRFTADVRSVLSRNLHQHRLW from the exons ATGGTTGACATGATAAAGACCCGCCAATGTCTGCTCGGTGTACGGACTTTTCTCGGCGTGACGTCCAGAATATGGAGCTTCTTCTTATACATCCTTAGGAAGCACATCAGAACG ATAATCCAGTATCAAACTGTGCGATATGACATTTTACCATTGTCACCCATTTCCAGAAACAGACTCA acactGTGAAGAGAAAGATCCTAGTTTTAGATCTTGACGAGACGTTGATACACTCGCATCACGATGGAGTCCTCAGACAAACAGTGCGACCTGGAACGCCACCAGATTTCATCCTAAAA gtGGTAATAGACAAACACCCAGTCAGATTCTTTGTACATAAAAGGCCGCATGTTGACTTCTTCTTGGAGGTGGTCAGTCAGTGGTATGAGTTAGTAGTGTTCACTGCTAGTATGGAGATTTATGGCTCTGCAGTATCCGATAAGCTGGACAACAACAAGGGAATCCTGAAAAGAAGATACTACAGACAG CATTGTACACTGGACTCAG ATAATGCAATACCTATAAAGTCATGGTTTAGTGACCCCAGTGACACAGCGCTTCTTAACTTGCTGCCCATGCTGGATGcactaag ATTCACCGCAGATGTACGATCCGTCCTAAGCCGAAATCTCCACCAGCATCGACTCTGGTGA